The Meiothermus sp. genome segment TACCCGCGATGTGCTGGTGGAGCGCATGCTGGGCAGCCTGCTGCTGGTGCTCTCGAGCTCGGTGGTGCTTTCTGCGCTGCCCAACGCGGTGGCGGTGCTTTACACCTCCGAAGACCTGCCCCTGCACCTGGCCCTCCCCCAGAAGGCCAGCCGGGTTTTTATGTTCAAGGTGGGCGAGGTATTCGTGACCACTGCCCTGCTCCCCACCCTGCTGGTGCTGCCGGTGCTGTTTGCTTATGGGGCACATTACGGCGCACCTCCACTGTTCTTTGCGGGCGCAACCCTGGTGGCCTTAGCCCTGTTCGCCTTTCCGGTGGTGCTGGGGGTGGGGCTGGCCCTCCCGCTGGTGCGGTATGCCCCCGCAGGCCGGGCCCGCGAGTGGGCAGCTGCGCTGGGGGCAGTGCTGGGGGGGCTGCTCATCTTCCTGCTGCGGGCTTTGCGGCCCGAGGTGCTACTCCAGACCAACTTTGCCAACCCGGAGGAGCTCGACCGCTTCCTCCAGACCTTCCGCGACCCCAGCGCCCCCTTTTTGCCTTCGGCCCTGGCCCAGCAGGCCCTCAAGGGGCTTTCCAGGGGCGAGGTAGAGCCACAGTTCTGGTTGTTGCTGGCCCTCTCGGGGGGGCTGCTGATGCTGGCAGGGCTGGTAGCGGGCTATGCCTACCAGCAGGGCTGGGTGCGGGCTTTGGAGGGCACCGTGCGTGAACGCGGGATTTTGCGCCCTGGCCTGCTGGACCGTGGGTCGGCCTCCAGTGTGGCCCTGGCGCTGTGGGTGCGCGACCTGCGCCTGTTCTTCCGCGATGCCAACCAGGCCTCGCAGCTCATTCTGGTGGGGGTGCTGGTGCTGCTATACACCACCAGCCTGCAATACCTGCCCCTGGGCGATACCCGCTTCCAGCTGGTGGCGGGTTTCATGCACCTGGCCTTCCAGGGGTTTGTGATTGGGGGGGTAGGGGTGCGGCTGGCGTATCCGCTTTATAGCCTCGAGGGCCCCGCCTACTGGATGCTCCAGACCGGGCCGGTTTCCAAGCTAACCCTCCTGCTGACCCGGTTTGGGCTGGCCCTGTTCTTCCTGTTGCCGCTGGGCCTGGCCCTGGGCTTGTACTCCCCCCGGGTGATTGGCCTGGACGACAACCTCACCCAAATCTCCTTGATTTTGGCGCTGGCCTCGGCCATTGCAGCCGCTGGCCTGGGGGTGGGCCTGGGGGCGGCCTTCCCCAAGTTCGATGCCTCCAACCCTGCCGAGGTGCCCGTTGGCATCGGCGGCTTTTTGTACATGGGCCTCACCTTGCTGCATGCGGGGCTGCTGGTGGTACTGGCCAGCCGCCCCGTGTACCTGGCCATTACCCAGCGCCAGTCCGACTACCTGGGGAGCGGAGAAGGCCCCTTATGGCTATTAATCGTGGTAGCCACAACCCTTGTTCCGGCTGTACTGATGCTGTGGTTTGGCTACCGCAGAATGGGAGAGAGATAAACTATGCGCATACTGTTAGCACTGCTCGTGTTGGCCCTGGGGGTTGGGCTGGCCCAGTGGCAAAATCGTCAGGCCCTCATCACCGATTTTCGGCAGATGCAGGGGGTCTGGACGGTCAAGCTCGATTATGTCGAGGTGAAGGACTGCAATCGAGACGACTGTCCGGCGGGTATCGAGGTTTCCAACCAGAACCCCCTGATTCGCACCTTTCGCTTCACCCCCAGCACCAAAATCTGGCTGCTCAAAAATGCCGGGGAATACTTCCAGGCCACCCCCCAGCAGCTTATCCAGGGCCTGGGGGGCCGGAATTTTGGCTGGTCTTTTAATAAATACACCCCCTTTTACATCAAGGTTAACGAAGCCCGGCGCGAGATCCTCGAGCTCAAGCAAATGTACCTGCCCTGAGGTTGGTGGGGGGGGGATCTGGGATTGGCTATTCGTTTTGTGGGGCTTGCCTGAACAGGCATTTTTCTGCTACGGATAAAAAATACAACCCTCTGCGCCTGATGATCTTGGCCAGCCTGGTACTTTACTTTATCTACCTGGCCAACAAGCCACAAAATGAAGCTGTTTCTAGCCAAGCACAGCCAGTCCCGGTTACAAAACCAACTACCTGCAATGCCCGGGTTGAACAGGTGGGGCTATCCAACTACGAACTCCGCCTCCGCATCAGCGGGGCCGCCGAAAGTATCGTCGTTTACACCGAGCAGGGCAACCTGACTGCCAGCACAACCGAGGTCGGCAGCGCCGGTGAGTATCGTATCCGTACCCCTGGCCCGGCTACGGCTATTCAAATCGATGACTGTTCGGCGCTTAACCTGAGGTAAGCGCCAGCCCTGGACGATCTGCCATAAGGCTAGATCGATTTGATATCTCTAATCAGCATGGAAGGCAGGGGCTGAAGTAGAATTGCCCTCGAGGTTCCTTATGTTCGACTTTTTCCAAGTTGCCGACCTGCTTACGCCCGAGGAGCGGGAAATCCAGAAGGCCGCCCGCAAGTTCCTGGAGGCTGAGTGCCTGCCCCATATTGCCGAATGGTGGGAAAACGCCGAGTTTCCCACCCACCTGATTCGCAAGTTTGGCGAGATGGGCTTTCTGGGCACCACCATCCCCACCGAGTATGGGGGCATGGGCGCCAGTGCCGCGGCCTACGGGATGGTGGGGTACGAGCTCGAGCGCATAGACTCGGGCCTGCGCAGCTTTTGTAGCGTGCAGAGCAGCCTGGTGATGTACCCCATCTGGGCCTATGGCTCGGAGGAACACAAACGCGAATACCTGCCCAAGCTGGCTACCGGCGAGTACGTGGGCTGCTTTGGCCTCACCGAGGCCGATGGCGGCAGCGACCCCGATGCCAACATGAAGACCCGCGCCCGACGCGACGGCGGCGATTATGTGCTGAACGGTTCCAAGATGTGGATTACCAACGGCAACCTCGCCCACATTGCGCTGGTTTGGGCCAAGGACGACGAGGGCGTGGTGCGGGGTTTTATCGTGCCCACCAGTACCAGAGGCTTTAGGGCCAACAAGATTCAGCACAAAGCGTCCTTGCGGGCCTCCGTCACCAGCGAGCTGGTGCTGGAGGATGTACGGGTTCCGGCCAGCGCCATGCTGCCGGGGGTGAAGGGCCTCAAGGGGCCGCTTTCCTGCCTAACGCAAGCCCGCTATGGCATTGCCTGGGGCGCTTTGGGGGCGCTGGAGGCGGTGTATACCGAGGCCCTCGAGTTCGCCAAGAGCCGCACCACCTTTGGAGCGCCTATCGCCAGCCGACAGCTCGTGCAGGAGAAGCTTGTGCGCATGGCTGCCGACCACACCAAGGGCCTGTTGCTGGCCTGGCGCCTGGCCCAGCTCAAGGACGCCGGGCAGCTCAAACCCGCCCAGGTTTCGCTCGGCAAGCGCGACAACGTGCGGGCGGCTTTGAATGCGGCCCGTGCGGCACGGGAAATTCTGGGAGGTAGCGGGATTACCCTCGAGTACCACAGCATCCGCCACATGCTGAACCTGGAGACCGTGGACACCTACGAGGGTACCCACGACATCCACACCCTTATTCTGGGCCGCGAGTTCACCGGCGAGAACGCCCTGGGCGAAAGCCCCAAGCCTAAAGCTGTAGTAGGTCGCTAGGGGTCTGGTAAGCAAGAATTCAGTATGCGTTTTGAGTCTCCCAATGAGCCGCAGATCGCAATTATGGTCAGTCGGCGCGCTTCATAATGCGCCGCAAAACAAGTTACCTGTGCATTAGGCACCAAAGCCTGCCTCCCATAGCCAGCAAAGCTGGCCGGATGGGGCTGGTGTTGGTGGTCTCACCCACGGCTGATATACTGCGGGAATATGCTCGAGGCTCCCAGCAAATCCCGTTCCAGAACAGAAAAAATCCAACAAGAGGGCCTGACCTTCGACGATGTGCTGCTCATTCCCGCCTACTCGGAGGTGCTGCCCCGTGAGGTGGATACCCGCACCCGCCTGACCCGGAAGCTCTGGCTCAACATTCCCGTCCTCTCGGCGGCCATGGACACCGTGACCGAGGCCGAGATGGCCATTGCCATGGCCCGCGAGGGCGGTCTGGGGGTTATTCACAAAAACATGAGCCCCGAGGAGCAGGCCGCCATGGTGCGTAAGGTCAAGCGCAGCGAGGCCGGCATGATTCAAGACCCGGTCACCCTGGCCCCCAACGCCACCCTGGAAGACGCCGAGCGGCTGATGCGCGAGTTCAGAATAGGGGGCCTGCCGGTGGTGGACTTTTACGGCAAGCTGCTGGGCCTGGTCACCAACCGCGACCTGCGTTTCGAGCGCGATATGGGGCGGTTGGTCTCCGAGGTCATGACCCCGGTGGAGCGCCTCATCACCGCGCCGCCCGGCACCATTCTGGAAGAGGCCGAGGCCCTGCTCCGTCAGCACAAAATCGAGAAACTTCCGCTGGTAGACCACGAAGGGCGACTCAGGGGCCTCCTGACCCTCAAAGACCTGACCAAGCGCCAGAAGTTCCCCTTTGCCGCCAAGGACGCCCAGGGCCGCTTGCTGGTGGGGGCCGCCGTCGGGGTCTCGAAGGATTTGAAGGCCAGAGCCCAAGCGCTGGTGGAAGCCGGGGTGGATGTGCTGGTGCTGGACAGCGCCCATGGCCACAGCCGGGGCATCCTGGAGGCCCTGCGCAACCTCAAACAAACCTTTGGCGAGGCGGCGCAGGTTATCGCTGGCAACGTAGCCACCGCCGAAGGGGCACGGGCGCTGGCCGAAGCTGGGGCTGATGCGGTCAAGGTGGGGATTGGGCCGGGCTCCATCTGCACGACCCGGGTGGTCACGGGGGTGGGGGTTCCCCAGATTACCGCCATCCTGGAAGCAGTAGCGGGTCTGGAAGGCCTGGACGTACCGGTCATCGCCGACGGCGGCATCAAATACTCCGGCGACGTGGCCAAGGCCCTGGCCGCCGGGGCCCACACGGTGATGCTCGGCTCGATGCTGGCCGGCACCCAGGAAGCCCCGGGCGAAGAAGTGCTTAAGGATGGCCGTCGCTACAAGCTCTACCGGGGTATGGGCAGCATGGGGGCCATGCGCCAGGGCTCCGCCGACCGTTACTTCCAGGACTCGGGTGCACCACCCCACAGCGCAGGCTCAGGCCAGGTGGAAGCCAAAAAGCTGGTTCCCGAGGGTATCGAGGGCATGGTGCCCTACAAGGGCCCGATAGGCGATGTGCTCTACCAGGTGGTGGGGGGCCTGCGGGCCTCGATGGGCTACTGCGGTGCGCCCGACCTCGAGACCTTCCGCAGGGAGACCCGCTTTACCCGCATCTCCAGCGCAGGCCTGATCGAGAGTCACCCCCACGGGGTCACCATTACCAAAGAAGCACCGAACTACTCGAGGTAGCTCACCTCGAGCCCTGCGCCCGCAACCCTTGCAACGCCAGGGCCGCTTCGCGGTAGCCGGGCTTGTAGCGCAGCGCTGCCTGAAAATCGGCCCGGGCACCATCCAGGTTGCCCAGGGCTTTGCGGGCCAGACCGCGCCAGTAGTAGCTTTCCTCGTGGTCATTCACCCGGCCCAGCACATCGCTGGCCAGTGCAACAACCTCAGAGAAGCGCCCGGTTTTGAAGTAGGCCTCGTAGGGGCCAAACTGGTACCAGAGCATCCGCCAGGGCCAGTTGCTCACCGCATTGGCCGGGCGGCGGGGGTCAAGGGTGCGGCTGGGGGCAATTTGGCGCGAGCGGTCGTAGGCTTTGCTTGCTTCCGCTGCATTACCCAGGCGCAACAGGCTGCTGCCCAGGTTGAACCAGGCAAAGGTATTCTGGGGGTTTTGCTGGGTTTCGCGCCGGGCCTGCTCCAATGCCAGTTGCCACTCGACCCCTTCCTGCATCCGGTTCCCTAGAATGGCGGCCAGTTTGTCTTGCTGGCCCCCGGCAAACACCACCAGGTAGGTGCGGTTAAAGACCTGCCACAGCCCATCCAGCTCGTTGTAGCGCAGCGTGACCTTGGGGCCATAGTAGCTGTCGAAGGCGTTGAAGAGGCCCTGGCTGTCGTTGTAGCCCACCAGCAAGCGGTAGTGCCCCATACCGCCGTGGTCGGGGGTCACGAACCAGGTCTCGATAATCACTGGGAAACCCGCGGCAATCAGGCGTTTGAGTAGGTTCAGATCACCCGCCACGCCCAGGTGCACCCCAAAGCCGCGGCTGCGGGCATACGATGCCATCTCGTCGGCGTTCACGTTTTTGTCGTTTTTGTTGGGTTTGAGTGTGGGGGCAATCTGGTACTGCGTGTCGCGACTGCCCCAAAAGCTCATAGCCATTCCCAGCGTGACGGGGCCGCAGTTGTTGTAGCGCTGGTATTCGTGGCGGGCGCCATTCAGAAAAACATTCGCCGGCTGAGCGAACGCGGCGCCTAGCAGTACAAGCAATAAGAAGAGCGTTGGATACACCCGTTCAGTATGCCAGATGGGCCTTGGGCCCGATTGTGGCCTCAAACCTCGGCGGTCTGGGTGCTGCTTTTGGGAATAAGGCCCTTTAGTTCCAGCTCCCGCACCCACTCCCGAACCTTGTGGGCAACCTGGTCTCGCACCTTGCGAAAGACCTCGAGGCGCTCGGCATCGCCGCCCTGGGCGGCGCTGGGGTCTTCGAAGGGCCAGAATAGCCGGTAGGTGCTGAAGGGGAACAATGGACACTCCTGCTCGGCCCGGTCGCACACAACCACCAGGTAAGTGAAGCTGTACTTGCCGCCCCAGTACTCCATCAGGCTTTTGGCGTGCTGTCCTTCCATGTCCAGATCCATCTCCGAGAGCACCTGGCGGGTCAAGGGGTTGATCTCGCTGGGGTGCAGTCCGGCGCTATAGACCTCGAAGCGGTCGCCCGCGTAATGGCGCAGCAGGGCCTCGGCCATCTGGCTGCGGGCCGAGTTGTGGCTGCACAAAAACAGCACCGAGATTTTGCGTTTTCTCATACCGACCTCCCGCTAGCGTGCCTGGGTAAGCCCTGCGGCCTCCGCCAGGTCATGGTCGCTTGGCACCTGACCCTGCGTCAGGCTTTGAATCAGGCCCTGACTCATTCGGCCCAGGGCATCGCGTACCCTGCGCCATTCCCCCAGGCCCTTGCCGGAAGGGTCGGGGAAGGAAACATGGAGCTTCTGGGTCTGGGCCGGGTAAGCCGGGCAGTTCTCGGCAGCCAAATCGCAAACCGTGAGCACGAGATCGAAGTTCCAGGGGTCGGGCAGGTCGTAAAGGGTCTTGGAGGTGTGGGCGCTCAGGTCTATGCCCACCTCGCCCATAACCGCGATGGCATCGGGCTTGACAAGGGTTTTCTCGGTGCCGGCCGACCAGATTTCGGCGGGAAGCTTTAGCTGCTCGGCCCAGTACCTGAGCCAACCTTCGGCCATCTGGCTGCGGGCAGAGTTGTGGGTGCAGAGTACCAGAATGCGCATCGAGTTACAGTATCGGCCTTTTTTCATGGAAATGTCAGGACGTGAGAGGTGTTATTAAACCACCTCGCCTGAACACTTTGCATACCGCAGTGGCGATGGAGGTAGGGAATAGGGGGCAGGGGTTTGAAGACAGACGTAGGAACCCCCTACCCACCTCCTACCACCCACTTCCATATGTGTATCGTTAAATGTTGATTATTCGCCTCGAGTTGCCATCGGAAACGTCTGGAACTTCCTCAGGGTTATGCCAGCACTGCTCTGGGCCGGGCCTGCCATATCGCCAGTGCTGAAATTGCCCCCAGTGCCGCAAAAAGCCATAACACCAGATTGTAGTTGCCGGAAAGCCCGTGCAGGGCGCCTGCCCCAAAGGGGGCGATGGTCTGGGCCACCGCCACAATGGAGGTCATGCTACCGTTGATGGTGCCATAGTGCTTTGCACCGTAGATCTCGGCCACCAGGGCAGGTTTGGCCAGGGAGATGGAGCCGTTGGCCAGGCCAAAAAAGAGCACAAAGGCCCAAAGGCCCGCGCCCTCCGGCAATAACAGCAGGCCAAGCAGACTCAGGGCGTAGCCCCCCAGAAAAGCACCGCTGAGGTGAAAGAGCGAGATGCGCTCACTGAGAGGTGTATAGAAGATGCGGCCTGCCAACTGCACCACGCCTACCCCTCCGGCAGCCAAGGCCACCAGGGCGGGTGTGTAGCCTTTCTCGGTCAGCAGAGGCACCATGTGGGCGGTGAGGGCAATGCTGGTGGCCCTGGACAGGGCAAACCCGAGCGAAAGCCACCAGAAAGTGGGTTGGCGCAGGGCCTCTTTTGCGCTGAGGCTGTTTTCCAGGGCCGGACTCCTAGAACCCGGCGCTACAGCCTCGCCGTCTGGCACCTGCCCTATGTCTTCTGGCCGGCGGCGCAAAATCAGGGCGTGCAGGGGGATGGTGCCCAGGGCAAAGATGAGGGCCAGAATTTCCAGCGCCCCGCGCCAGCCCGCAAGCTGCACCAGCCAGGTGGAGAGGGGCACAAAGATGGTGCTGGCCAGTCCGGCCATCAGGGTGACCACGAGCATCGCCCGCGGGCGGTAGCGGCGAAACCAGACCGCCAGCACCGCAAAGGCCACTTCGTAGAGCACCATGGCCATAGCCAACCCCAGCCCCGCCCAGAGCAGGTAAAAGGTGGTCAGGTTATGCACATGGGCCCAGCCCCAGACCAGCAAGGCGCCCCAGATAGATCCTGCGGTCATGAGGGCCCGGGCCCCGTGTCGATCGAACCAGCG includes the following:
- a CDS encoding arsenate reductase ArsC; protein product: MRILVLCTHNSARSQMAEGWLRYWAEQLKLPAEIWSAGTEKTLVKPDAIAVMGEVGIDLSAHTSKTLYDLPDPWNFDLVLTVCDLAAENCPAYPAQTQKLHVSFPDPSGKGLGEWRRVRDALGRMSQGLIQSLTQGQVPSDHDLAEAAGLTQAR
- the guaB gene encoding IMP dehydrogenase translates to MLEAPSKSRSRTEKIQQEGLTFDDVLLIPAYSEVLPREVDTRTRLTRKLWLNIPVLSAAMDTVTEAEMAIAMAREGGLGVIHKNMSPEEQAAMVRKVKRSEAGMIQDPVTLAPNATLEDAERLMREFRIGGLPVVDFYGKLLGLVTNRDLRFERDMGRLVSEVMTPVERLITAPPGTILEEAEALLRQHKIEKLPLVDHEGRLRGLLTLKDLTKRQKFPFAAKDAQGRLLVGAAVGVSKDLKARAQALVEAGVDVLVLDSAHGHSRGILEALRNLKQTFGEAAQVIAGNVATAEGARALAEAGADAVKVGIGPGSICTTRVVTGVGVPQITAILEAVAGLEGLDVPVIADGGIKYSGDVAKALAAGAHTVMLGSMLAGTQEAPGEEVLKDGRRYKLYRGMGSMGAMRQGSADRYFQDSGAPPHSAGSGQVEAKKLVPEGIEGMVPYKGPIGDVLYQVVGGLRASMGYCGAPDLETFRRETRFTRISSAGLIESHPHGVTITKEAPNYSR
- a CDS encoding MFS transporter, translated to MTHPSPTTAYYGWRIAWALALTQTIGFGVLYYAFGVFVKPMEAELGWNRAETSAAFSLALLISGLAAIPVGRWFDRHGARALMTAGSIWGALLVWGWAHVHNLTTFYLLWAGLGLAMAMVLYEVAFAVLAVWFRRYRPRAMLVVTLMAGLASTIFVPLSTWLVQLAGWRGALEILALIFALGTIPLHALILRRRPEDIGQVPDGEAVAPGSRSPALENSLSAKEALRQPTFWWLSLGFALSRATSIALTAHMVPLLTEKGYTPALVALAAGGVGVVQLAGRIFYTPLSERISLFHLSGAFLGGYALSLLGLLLLPEGAGLWAFVLFFGLANGSISLAKPALVAEIYGAKHYGTINGSMTSIVAVAQTIAPFGAGALHGLSGNYNLVLWLFAALGAISALAIWQARPRAVLA
- a CDS encoding acyl-CoA dehydrogenase family protein, which encodes MFDFFQVADLLTPEEREIQKAARKFLEAECLPHIAEWWENAEFPTHLIRKFGEMGFLGTTIPTEYGGMGASAAAYGMVGYELERIDSGLRSFCSVQSSLVMYPIWAYGSEEHKREYLPKLATGEYVGCFGLTEADGGSDPDANMKTRARRDGGDYVLNGSKMWITNGNLAHIALVWAKDDEGVVRGFIVPTSTRGFRANKIQHKASLRASVTSELVLEDVRVPASAMLPGVKGLKGPLSCLTQARYGIAWGALGALEAVYTEALEFAKSRTTFGAPIASRQLVQEKLVRMAADHTKGLLLAWRLAQLKDAGQLKPAQVSLGKRDNVRAALNAARAAREILGGSGITLEYHSIRHMLNLETVDTYEGTHDIHTLILGREFTGENALGESPKPKAVVGR
- a CDS encoding tetratricopeptide repeat protein; translated protein: MYPTLFLLLVLLGAAFAQPANVFLNGARHEYQRYNNCGPVTLGMAMSFWGSRDTQYQIAPTLKPNKNDKNVNADEMASYARSRGFGVHLGVAGDLNLLKRLIAAGFPVIIETWFVTPDHGGMGHYRLLVGYNDSQGLFNAFDSYYGPKVTLRYNELDGLWQVFNRTYLVVFAGGQQDKLAAILGNRMQEGVEWQLALEQARRETQQNPQNTFAWFNLGSSLLRLGNAAEASKAYDRSRQIAPSRTLDPRRPANAVSNWPWRMLWYQFGPYEAYFKTGRFSEVVALASDVLGRVNDHEESYYWRGLARKALGNLDGARADFQAALRYKPGYREAALALQGLRAQGSR
- a CDS encoding arsenate reductase ArsC; this translates as MRKRKISVLFLCSHNSARSQMAEALLRHYAGDRFEVYSAGLHPSEINPLTRQVLSEMDLDMEGQHAKSLMEYWGGKYSFTYLVVVCDRAEQECPLFPFSTYRLFWPFEDPSAAQGGDAERLEVFRKVRDQVAHKVREWVRELELKGLIPKSSTQTAEV